DNA sequence from the Pedobacter sp. W3I1 genome:
TAAATAGGTTGTAGACTGGCTATTGATCAGTTTACGGGCGTCGTGATGGTTGTAGCAGCTTTCATCAGCCATTAATTTAATCGGCGAATTTACATTCAGCTCTGGTAATTTATCATCATACCAGGTGCGCATGGGTTGTTCGCAAAACTCAATATTGTATTTTTCTAACTCGCCTAGTGCAAATAAAGCATCATCAAAACTCCAACCCTGATTGGCATCTAAACGCAAAATCAAATCTTCACCCACTGCTTCGCGGATGTGTTTTACCCTTTCTATATCATCATGTACTTTTTTACCCAGCTTAATCTTCAGGATACGGCAACCCTGACTTTTGTATTTCAATGCTGTTGTAGCCATTCCCTCTGGTGTGTCGATACCAATGGTCATATCGGTTTCAATGGTGCGCCTGGTTCCACCTAGAAATTTATATAGTGGTAACTTGGCGTTTTTGGCTGCGATATCAAATAATGCCATATCGAAAGCACTTTTAATGGTATTGTTGTGATCGGCATAACCTAGTAAATCACTCATCCGCTCCGGAATTTCTAAGGGATCTTTCCCTTTTAAAATGGCGGCGAAGTCTTTAGCCATGGCAATACAGGTTTCTTGTGTTTCGCCTACAATCATCGGGAAAGCAGAGCACTCTCCAATGCCGTGAATGCCAGTGTCGGTATAAATCCTCACCAGTACATTTTGGGCAAAATGCATGGTTCCTGTTGCAATAACAAAAGGCTCCATGGGTATACTAAAGCGGTATATTTCGGTATTGGTGATTTTCATTAGGTTATTGGTTATCTAGTTCGAAACGTTGTCTGTCTTGTTCTATAATTGCTTTTAATTCTTCTTCTTTTGGTAAATACAATAGATACTTACTGGCGAATAACTGATTTTTATCACTTAAAACTGAGTATTTCACAATTGTTTCATCTTTCTCCGTACAAAGTAACAGGCCAATGGTTGGGCTGTCATCATCATTTCTTTTCAAATCATCATACATTCTAACATACATATCTATTTGTCCGATGTCTTGATGGTTTAAACTTGTTGTTTTAAGATCAATGATTACGAAACATTTTAAAATGTAATTGTAAAATACGAGGTCTATAAAGAAGTCTGAAGTATCTGTTACAATGTGTTGCTGCCGGGCAACAAAGGCGAAACCTTTTCCAAATTCCAGTAAAAATTTCTGAAGATGGTTTATAATTGCAGATTCTAAACTTTTCTCTGTATTTTTAGTATCAGAATCCAAACCTAAAAATTCAAAAATATAAGGATCTTTTATATAATCTTGAATGTTTGGATTCGGATTGTTCGTTTTTGGCCCAGTTAAGGAGCGTTCGTATGATAAAGAATTTATCTGCCTCTGTAATTCTCTGCTATTCCAATTTGATATTATAGATTCTTCTATATAGAACTTTCTTTTTTCTTCAGAATCTAATCTGGATAACAGTCGATAGTGCGTCCAACTCAATTCGTGACGCACTGCGTCACGAATTGGAAATGACTTGTAAAAGCTTCTAATATTTCGAAGATTGCTTTCATCAAAACCTTTTCCAAATTCCAAAGTTAATTGATTTGAAAGGGTTCTTAAGGTTGCAGCGCCATACTCTGCACGTAATTTTCCCTGCAGCTCATCCTCAACAATAAGTTTTCCAATTTGCCAGTAAGATTCAAGTAATGCAGAATTTGCCGCACGAAATACTTTCAAACGGGATTGGCTAATAATCTCTTTTATGGCATTAAATAACTCGTTTTTGCTCAATTCCATTCCATCAGATAGATTTCCAACTAATGTATAAAAACAAAAACTAAATCGAAACAGGTTTGTAGATTATTAATAGATTTACGCCTCGGATTAAAATTCAATTTTCCCGCTTACATTTTACATTAGCTGCCATGTCAGAAACTAATAACTTAATCCACGCTTCGTCGCCATATTTATTGCAACATGCCCATAATCCCGTTAACTGGTACGAATGGGGAGCAGAGGCATTAGAAAAAGCCAAAGCAGAGCATAAACTGATATTGGTAAGCATCGGCTATTCGGCTTGCCATTGGTGCCATGTAATGGAACGCGAAAGTTTCGAGAATCATGAAGTTGCTGAGGTGATGAACCGCCATTTTATCTGCATTAAGATAGACCGCGAGGAGCGCCCGGATATTGATCAGATTTATATGTATGCCATCCAACTCATGACGGGAAGTGGGGGCTGGCCTTTAAACTGCATCTGTTTGCCAGATCAGCGCCCAATTTATGGCGGAACCTATTTCAGGAAAAACGATTGGATCAATATTCTGGAAAATGTTGCTGCACTTTGGGCAAATGAGCCTGATAAGGCTATCCAATATGCCGAACGGTTAACTTCAGGCATCAACGACAGTGAAAAAATAATCCCAGCGCTCGAGAAAGAAGAATATACAAACCAACACCTTACTGAAATTATTGAACCCTGGAAACGCCATTTCGATATAGGTTATGGTGGATATAACCGTGCGCCAAAATTTCCTTTACCTAATAATTGGGTGTTTTTATTGCGCTACGGCTTTTTAAAAGACGATGAATCTGTTTTTACAGCTGTTTGCCATACACTCGAAGAAATGAGCAGGGGCGGTATTTACGATCAGATTGGAGGCGGTTTTGCCCGTTATTCGGTTGATGATAAATGGCATGTGCCACACTTCGAAAAGATGCTTTATGATAATGCACAGCTCATCAGTTTATATGCAGAGGCTTATCAATGCACCAAATTCTATTCGTTTAAACAAACTGTAGTTGAAACGATAAATTGGGTTTTTGAGGAAATGACTTCAGCTGATGGCTTGTTTTATTCAGCATTAGATGCAGATAGCGAAGGGGTAGAGGGCAAGTTTTACATCTGGGATAAAGCAGAATTCGATCAGGTTTTGGGAGAAGATGCCCAATTAATCGGCGCTTACTACAACATTACCGAAGAAGGTAATTGGGAAGAAGAGCAAACCAATATTTTGCGTAAAACCATCAGCGATGACGATTTGCTTGCGAAATTTGATATTGATGCAGAGCAGCTTTATGACAAAGTAAACTCAGCTAAAACAAAATTAATGGCTGTGCGTAGCAAAAGAGTTAGGCCAGGTTTGGATGATAAATGTTTAACTGCCTGGAATGGTATGATGATTAAAGCTTTAGCAGATGTTGCAGAGGTATTGAATCATAAGCCATATTATGAAAAAGCCTCCACTGCGGCTAATTTTATTTTAAATCACTTAAAATCAGAAAACGGTGGCTTATACCGCAATTATAAAAACGGAAAGGCTTCAATTACTGGCTTCTTAGATGATTATGCCTTTTTTATTGAAGCGCTAATTGCCCTGTATGAAGCTGATTTTGATGAAAAATGGTTGGAAGAGGCAAAATCATTGACCGATTATGTGATCGCTAATTTTACAGATGCAGATTCGCCGATGTTTTTCTATACCTCTGCAGAAAGTGAAGATTTAATTGCCCGTAAACATGAAGTAATGGATAATGTAATTCCGGCTTCAAACTCTACCATGGCGCAGAATTTGCAGCAACTGGGTTTGCTTTTTGATATAGCACAATATACCGAAAAAGCTTCAGAAATGCTTGCTGCGGTTCATCCAAAGATTAAAAGTTATGGTTCTGCCTACTCAAACTGGGCTATTCAATTGTTAAACGAAGTTTATGGTATAAACGAAATTGCCATTACCGGTTTAGAAACCGATAGTATTAAGTTAGCATTAAGCGGACATTATATTCCGAATAAA
Encoded proteins:
- a CDS encoding mandelate racemase/muconate lactonizing enzyme family protein — translated: MKITNTEIYRFSIPMEPFVIATGTMHFAQNVLVRIYTDTGIHGIGECSAFPMIVGETQETCIAMAKDFAAILKGKDPLEIPERMSDLLGYADHNNTIKSAFDMALFDIAAKNAKLPLYKFLGGTRRTIETDMTIGIDTPEGMATTALKYKSQGCRILKIKLGKKVHDDIERVKHIREAVGEDLILRLDANQGWSFDDALFALGELEKYNIEFCEQPMRTWYDDKLPELNVNSPIKLMADESCYNHHDARKLINSQSTTYLNIKFSKSGGILEAQKIHEEALQRGVKCMIGSMLETRIALSANLHFALASPNVEFFDLDTALLGHLVDPVVGGLTYNGYFLDVHEEIGIGAEADEFFLEKCESWTI
- a CDS encoding YhcG family protein, with product MELSKNELFNAIKEIISQSRLKVFRAANSALLESYWQIGKLIVEDELQGKLRAEYGAATLRTLSNQLTLEFGKGFDESNLRNIRSFYKSFPIRDAVRHELSWTHYRLLSRLDSEEKRKFYIEESIISNWNSRELQRQINSLSYERSLTGPKTNNPNPNIQDYIKDPYIFEFLGLDSDTKNTEKSLESAIINHLQKFLLEFGKGFAFVARQQHIVTDTSDFFIDLVFYNYILKCFVIIDLKTTSLNHQDIGQIDMYVRMYDDLKRNDDDSPTIGLLLCTEKDETIVKYSVLSDKNQLFASKYLLYLPKEEELKAIIEQDRQRFELDNQ
- a CDS encoding thioredoxin domain-containing protein — its product is MSETNNLIHASSPYLLQHAHNPVNWYEWGAEALEKAKAEHKLILVSIGYSACHWCHVMERESFENHEVAEVMNRHFICIKIDREERPDIDQIYMYAIQLMTGSGGWPLNCICLPDQRPIYGGTYFRKNDWINILENVAALWANEPDKAIQYAERLTSGINDSEKIIPALEKEEYTNQHLTEIIEPWKRHFDIGYGGYNRAPKFPLPNNWVFLLRYGFLKDDESVFTAVCHTLEEMSRGGIYDQIGGGFARYSVDDKWHVPHFEKMLYDNAQLISLYAEAYQCTKFYSFKQTVVETINWVFEEMTSADGLFYSALDADSEGVEGKFYIWDKAEFDQVLGEDAQLIGAYYNITEEGNWEEEQTNILRKTISDDDLLAKFDIDAEQLYDKVNSAKTKLMAVRSKRVRPGLDDKCLTAWNGMMIKALADVAEVLNHKPYYEKASTAANFILNHLKSENGGLYRNYKNGKASITGFLDDYAFFIEALIALYEADFDEKWLEEAKSLTDYVIANFTDADSPMFFYTSAESEDLIARKHEVMDNVIPASNSTMAQNLQQLGLLFDIAQYTEKASEMLAAVHPKIKSYGSAYSNWAIQLLNEVYGINEIAITGLETDSIKLALSGHYIPNKITLGGTKSNLPLLKGKQSNETKVYICRNKVCQLPVNSVEDALEYLQ